In a single window of the Equus quagga isolate Etosha38 chromosome 7, UCLA_HA_Equagga_1.0, whole genome shotgun sequence genome:
- the TBC1D24 gene encoding TBC1 domain family member 24 isoform X3: MDSPGYNCFVDKDKMDAAIQDLGPKELSCTELQELKQLARQGYWARSYALRGKVYQRLIRDIPCRTVTPDASVYSDIVSKIVGKHSSSSLPLPEFVDNTQVPSYCLNTRGESAVRKILLCIANQFPDISFCPALPSVVALLLHYSIDEAECFEKACRILACNDPSKKLIDQSFLAFESSCMTFGDLVNKYCQAAHKLMVAVSEDVLQVYADWQRWLFGELPLNYFARVFDVFLVEGYKVLYRVALAILKFFHKVRAGQPLESDNVKQDIRTFVKDIAKTVSPEKLLEKAFAIRLFSRKEIQLLQMANEKALKQKGITVKQKSVSLSKRQFVHLAVHAENFHSEIVSVKEMRDIWSWVPERFALCQPLLLFSSLQHGYSLTRFYFQCEGHEPTLLLIKTTQKEVRKAQREPGVLAYAELWGVCSPAASTQASCASGHSAKPALHREVNPAPRLTSPSTQGLPISPGGLGPCRNSLAA; this comes from the exons ATGGACTCCCCGGGGTACAACTGCTTTGTGGACAAAGACAAAATGGACGCTGCCATCCAGGACCTGGGGCCCAAGGAGCTGAGTTGCACCGAGCTGCAGGAGCTGAAGCAGCTGGCACGCCAGGGCTACTGGGCCCGCAGCTATGCCCTGAGGGGAAAGGTGTACCAGCGCCTGATCCGGGACATCCCCTGCCGCACGGTGACGCCCGATGCCAGCGTGTACAGCGACATCGTGAGCAAGATTGTGGGCaagcacagcagcagcagcctgccCTTGCCTGAATTTGTGGACAACACGCAGGTGCCCAGTTACTGCCTGAACACACGAGGCGAGAGCGCTGTGCGTAAGATCCTGCTGTGCATTGCCAACCAGTTCCCTGACATTTCCTTCTGCCCCGCCCTGCCCTCCGTTGTGGCCCTGCTGCTCCACTACAGCATTGATGAGGCCGAGTGCTTCGAGAAGGCCTGCCGCATCTTGGCCTGCAACGACCCCAGCAAGAAGCTGATCGACCAGAGCTTCCTGGCCTTTGAGTCTTCCTGCATGACGTTTGGGGACCTGGTGAACAAGTACTGCCAGGCAGCCCACAAGCTGATGGTGGCTGTGTCAGAGGATGTCCTGCAGGTCTATGCGGACTGGCAGCGCTGGCTGTTCGGGGAGCTGCCCCTCAACTACTTTGCTCGCGTCTTTGATGTCTTCCTGGTGGAAGGTTACAAGGTGTTGTACCGAGTCGCACTGGCAATCCTCAAGTTCTTCCACAAGGTGAGAGCTGGGCAGCCGCTCGAGTCAGACAACGTGAAGCAGGATATTCGCACCTTTGTCAAAGACATCGCCAAGACCGTGTCTCCCGAGAAGCTGCTGGAGAAAGCATTTGCCATCCGTCTCTTCTCTCGGAAGGAGATTCAGCTCCTGCAGATGGCCAATGAGAAAGCTCTGAAGCAGAAGGGTATTACCGTCAAGCAGAAGAG TGTTTCACTTTCTAAAAG GCAGTTTGTGCACCTGGCTGTCCACGCGGAGAACTTCCACTCGGAGATCGTCAGTGTGAAGGAGATGAgagacatctggtcctgggtcCCTGAGCGGTTTgccctctgccagcccctcctgctcttCTCCTCACTGCAGCACGGGTACAGCCTGACCAG GTTCTATTTCCAGTGTGAAGGACATGAGCCCACCCTCCTGCTCATCAAGACCACGCAAAAGGAGGTGAGAAAGGCCCAGAGGGAGCCTGGGGTCCTGGCCTATGCTGAGCTCTGGGGAGTCTGCTCTCCTGCGGCCTCCACCCAGGCTTCCTGTGCTTCGGGGCACAGCGCAAAGCCAGCTCTCCACAGAGAGGTGAATCCAGCGCCCCGTCTGACCTCCCCAAGTACCCAGGGCCTCCCCATTTCCCCGGGGGGTCTAGGCCCCTGCAGAAACAGCCTGGCAGCTTAG